The genomic segment GGCTGCGCGCCGCCGGCGTGCCCGTCACGCACCACCACGCCGGCGACGCCTTCCACGGCGCCATGACCTTCCTGGCCTGGCCGCTGGAGCTGGCCGTGGGCCACCGGCTCTTCAACACCTGCGTGGAGTGGCTGAAGGAGAACCTGTGAGCCCGAGTCAGCCCCTCGCGTGCCCAGGTGCGACTGGAGCTGGCCTGGATTTCGGCCGTGATCGCCGTCCCCCTTGCGATCCCCgcggtgctggggctggagcgTTTCCCACCTTGTCCGGCAGGAAATCACTCTGATCCCGACCCAGCGTTCCTCCAGTGCTGCCATCCGAACCTCAAACCCCCAGAGTGCCGGGACTGCCCCGGGCTCCTCCTCTGGCCCTCCGGGCTCTGGGGTCTGGTCTTGttgctgcttctctcttccTATCGCATCTTCCGCGCGGGGTGCGTGTCCGAGGGCCGGGTGGCTGTGGGCACACGGGACGTGCTCCTGGCTGTTTCCTCCTGTCCCTTTGGCTCCGTGGGATGTGGCAGCAGGgccccactgctgccagggcGGATGGGGCGAAGGGAAACCCCGGGAGCTGcagggaccggggctggggctgctgctcctgccctgcacagcttgAGGGAAGCGCTTGGAAACCCAGTGGGATGGCTAAAAAATCATGCAGGTGTTTGGggctttgcttgtttgtttcttttggggggtttgcttatttggggtttttgttgtgttggtttgtttttttttttaaagcacgTATCTTACTCCTACTTCCTTTCTGTAATCCTTGCACTAGCAGGAATTAGTGAATCAAACCAGCACTGGATATTCACTGGAAAAAGGAAGCTGTGAAGGTCCCAGACTTAGGATAACACTGCTGCATGGTCTGTGCTCTACTTATCTGTTAAGTCATGTACTAGGTGTTCTAATTGTCCTTGAAATTTTTTATCAGATTTCACATATGATTTCTTAAAAGCAGAATTAGCTTAGAAATTTTATCGgcttagaaaagaaatatagaTCAGCTGGCTGTGTGGAACAAATAACCTCTGTGTAAATGTTTCGTGTGTTAAATATAAACCCTAAAATTTTGACTGAAGCATGAATACAAGGGTTGGCTGTTGGTTTAAGTAAATCAACCACTGGGCAGGTACTTCATGtatcctgcttttcttttgcataaAAGGTACAGAATCTTCAATAATTCTGGGTTACCTTCCTGAGTGTGTGCGGCCTGTTCAGATGGCATGTGTACGGGATGATTGCTGCTTTGCATCTTCATTCAGATAGAAACATTAAACTCGTTTTTGATTCCAGTGCAGTGCTCTGTCCCTCGGGTGTGCCATGCATGGggagcagtggcagctctgccctcgCTCCTGCTGGGGacggggagctgctgggctgggctgtgcacgagggaagcagcagtgctCGGCTAGGTCTCTCCTTGTCCCTTTGCACACCCTCTGGGTGCACACCTGTGCTGGTGTGCTCAGTCCCAGAGGGTTTGGGAGTTACTCCTTGGgtctccctgcagcactgcctgcacagcccagtgctCACCGCAGCCTGAGACAGCTCCAGTGCCGTTTTATTCCTCCCACATCTGGGATTAATTAACAGCCTCTTAGTGTTCCTGAGGCAGTTGGGCTTGCGAGTTTTGCTCATTAACACCTTTGGTCTGATTTTCTGTACAGTTTTAGGGTCACATCCACAAGAATGTTCCCTGAGATGGGCATTTCTGGGTTGTAAATACTAATGGAATGAGCCCAGCTGGGCTTTCCAGGAGACAGCCTTGCTTAAGAGACTGCTCGGGGAGGATGgctgtggttttgatttggAGGGGCCGTGCCCACATTACATCCCTCAGCAGGTTGCCCTGCTGCGAGCCAGAGGGGCTTTGGTGGTTCTCCTGCCCCGCAGCACTGGGATGTTGCTGTTAGGGCAGCACTGGCCTGAAGCCTTGGCCTCAGGGGGCTTTGCCTCCCTtcagggctgctggaggagcccgtgccagcccagctggagcaaaCCTGGGCCATCCCCCTGTCCATGCTGCCACCAATACTGTGCTTCCTCCATCGTGTCAGGGATGCTGAATGCCTGCCTGtaaggcaggagaaaaatttaTGTCCTAAGAAACAATGCCAGTCAAAAACTGCCAACCTTCCCTTCTGTGTTTTTATAGGATGCTCTTGGACCAGAAGTAAATGGCTTTTAAGCACCAGCACCTAAATATGGACTCGTGATTGATTGTGCTGTATGTTTTTGTTTAGGTTCCTAAAATAGACTTTTGGGATTGGAAATGCCTGGTGAGGGACAAAATGAGACAGTGAAAGCTGCACTATTGATGTtgctggcaggagaggctggagctgcagtaaGCAACCCGTTTATCCACACCAAAAACAAGACAAACCCCACAAGGGAAGACTTTGGTACATCTCCACAAGCCTTCCCTTGAAGGAAGGATGCGGTTTGGTGGTTGACAGTCAAGGACAAAGCTCAGCCTTGCCATGGTGGGTTGAGAAGCCCGTTAGGAGCCAGCTCGGGGTGCAGAGATCAAACCCTCCAAGGATGCCcaagcacagggacactgaTCACAGACTCTCCTACCACAGGGTGCAGTGGGAGCTGTATGAAGAGGGGGGTTCGTGCTTGCAGGTGGGTCAAGGAGGAAATGAAGCATGCTTGAAATATCCCCACCAATCTGGGCTTCCCCATCACCCATTTCTTAAGAATCCTTAACTTTTTGTTGCAGTACTACACtggttaaaaaacccaaaaatccccaacaaaccaccaccaaaaccccaaatcccagaactGGACAGTGCTCTTGGGTTTCTGGTATTTTTGGCAGCGTTGGTTGATTGCTCCTGGCGTGCTCAGCCGGGCCCTTGTTCCTGAGGAGGGCTCGGGGAGGGCCCCAAGGCTGCCACCACCGCTCACCCCCCGAAGTCTCGgtccctgctggagcctgggctggagcctgggctggtttctgggctggagccccagcagaggCCAGCAGgacccagcctgccctgccaggagcactgggagctgcagcctgcagtgccagccacCACAGAGCCTGTGCTGAGAGCCCCGCTCAGGTGCTCCTTATGGACAGGGCTGCTGAAAGGCAGTGGAGTGCCAGCATGTGTGACTGCGACAGCCTCAGAATAACCCGGGGGTAGAAAACTGCTTAGAAGTACAACCAACAGAGGCAATGGTCACAGAGCTGTAAAGCAGGGACCAATCTAAAGCTACTGAAATGAACATTTCTTGCTCCCTCACCAGTTTTCTGAGGAGTtactgcagcagggaggaagaaaTGCTCCATTTCTTCAGCCCTATTTTATCCTTCAGCGCAACAGCAGTTGCCCGAATGAACAAGATATTTAAAAGCTGGTAAATGAGAAGCCCGTGTCGGTTATTAACCATGGGGGAAATTTTAAATCAGCTTCTGTAATGCCTAAATATGAGCTGATTTATTTGCCTTGTCCACAGAGAAAAGCTACAATAaccttttatatatattaataggGTTAATATTTGCTAACTGTGAAGTACATCACAataaaggggagggaaaggtagagaagctgtggctgccccataCCTGAGGATGCTCAAGGCCAGGTGGAATGGGGCTTgaagcagcctggtctagtggaagtgtccctgcccatggcagaggggttggaattATTCACTGTGGGGTGCGGTCACTCTGCATTAGCAGCgttattgtattttttatctttGCCAATAATTTCCATAGCAGTGCTAATaaagcagggagctgtggagtgGTGATGCTCTGCTGCATGAGGAGTTGGTGCTCCTCTTCCCCCggctctgccctcctgcagcccctggctgaCCCAAGGCACGGCACCGGAGCAGGGGTGCCCTCTCCTCGGCTGGTTCCCCGCGGGTTCCTGTGAAGGGGAAGTGCTGTTCGCATCTCGGCAGCTCAGCCAAACAGATCCCGCCTTGCCCTGGCTCGTTAATGATTGAATGAGAGGCGGCGGGCTGGCCCGGATCGCAGAGCTCGCCGGACCTGCGGCGAGGCAGCACCGGCCCGGCCATGGTAAGGctccagccatgggcactctGCTGTCCCACGTTTCTGAGTGGCCTTCGAACTGCTCTTCCTGCTCACCTTAAAACTGATCCATCAGCCTTTTCCTAACAACTTGCTAAATTAATGCATCTGTCCATACCGAGCTTTCAATTATTATCACTATTTAAATTGCTGATGTCTGTGATGTGCTTTCTCGATTTAGAATCTCACTAAGGTGTTGAGTTTCTCCTCAAGAACCGAGCAGACAGGGCTCAGCAGGTGCAGCAGGTGAGATCTGAGCAGAGCAAGGGCTCTCTGTAGCATTTCTCTCTCCTGGGGACCACAGAGTAAGTGTTGAGAATTGACAGAAATAGTTCTATGGAGATTTTGCTCTGCTTCATGATCtctcttcaaaatgaaatacagcTGACCTCTGCTTTGAGGACAGAGACCTGTGGACAAGTTCTTGACGCCAAAACACCTTTGCAAATGCTTAACCTTAGCTTGAGTTCAGTTTTGATCTATATCCCAATTTCTGGCGTTTGGTTTTCCCTGCTTTCCAGTTGTTTGCTGACACTTTATCCAAGGCTCTCACCAAAAGCTGTCTGTGtcctgtggcagggacaggtgGCTTtgctgaggagggagaggagtaAACACTTGAGATCCTGCTGCTCTATTTCCTTCCCTGGAGAcgaaagcatttttttaaccAGCCTTTAGAAGGAAAGCAAGCTCATGTGTGGTGCAGCTCTGAAGGAAGCTTTGGCAGAATGCACAGGAGATGTGCTCCATCCTCCGTGCAATTCTGGTACCCAgtttccagcacagctcacaaAGTGCTCAATTAATGGCTGGGTTAATTTAACAAACACATCTCTCCTGGCTCCCCAGCCAGTTCTGAGCAGCGCTGCTGCCTTcatccctccccagccttgtCAGCAAACCTCTGCCTCGGTGGCGAGGCAGGACCCATGGGGCTGGTGTTGGGTAACAGGGGCAGATGACTCCACGAGGCTCTGACAGGGCACCCACGGGCTGGTTTCACTTTCCtggcccctggcactgccctggcttTGGCCAAGCTGGCATGCTGTGACTGACATCTTCATTCAGGTGATGCTCCCACTTTGAGTCCCTCACACAGGTCTTTGCTCAGGCGAGTTTTCATCACCTTCTGTAACTCTGATCAGCATCTGCAAGTACCAGTCCCATGTGTGAGAGATATTTGAGGTCACATATCTACTTACCCTGTAGGCTGGAAGGAAATTGCAGGCTGCATTCGCTGATTACAGCTATGATATAGCAATAACTGTGCTATGATCTTTTACTTGgctttggtgtttatttttttttttttttttccaggctgtgaACGAGACCAGTGACTATTTTCTGACAAACAGAGTACTGGAAAAGTATTATCTCTCCACCATGTACAGCCTTGAGTTCATTATAGGTGCCATTGGAAACACCATCGTGGTGTTTGGCTatattttctgcctgaaaaaatggaaaagcagcaacatCTACCTGTTCAATTTATCGATATCAGATTTGCTATTTCTGTGCACTCTGCCAATACTTGTGAACAGCTACTCCAAAGATCAGTGGGCAAAGGAGAGCATCCTGTGCCACAGCAACAGATTCCTGCTGCATGCCAACCTGTACAGCAGCATCCTCTTCCTCATGGCAATCAGCATTGACCGGTACATGCTGATGAAACACCCCTTCAGGGAGCACATCCTGCAGAAGAGGAACACAGCTGTTATGGTGTCTGTTGCCATATGGATCGGGGtgatcctggagctgctgccactgctgcatttcctggAGCCTATAGCACCTGACAATAACTACAAATGTCTTGACTACGCAAGCTCCGGAGAGCCCGTGGCAAGCCTCGTCTACAGCATGTTCCTGACCGTCTTCGGCTTCCTCATTCCCCTCCTGACCATGTGCTACTTCTACGTGAAGATGGTTCGCTTTCTCCAAAACAGGAGTGAGCAGATCCGCTCTGCCC from the Camarhynchus parvulus chromosome 9, STF_HiC, whole genome shotgun sequence genome contains:
- the SUCNR1 gene encoding succinate receptor 1 encodes the protein MAVNETSDYFLTNRVLEKYYLSTMYSLEFIIGAIGNTIVVFGYIFCLKKWKSSNIYLFNLSISDLLFLCTLPILVNSYSKDQWAKESILCHSNRFLLHANLYSSILFLMAISIDRYMLMKHPFREHILQKRNTAVMVSVAIWIGVILELLPLLHFLEPIAPDNNYKCLDYASSGEPVASLVYSMFLTVFGFLIPLLTMCYFYVKMVRFLQNRSEQIRSALTLEKPQTLVILTVVIFSLLFTPYHVMRNVRIASRIPALNVSECTQGVISTIYIITRPFAFLNSAINPVFYFLMGDHFREMLMAKTRQLLGRLTSTGK